In the Trinickia acidisoli genome, TAAAGGATCGACCGATGCGTGAGCGCCTCCACGGCCGATTCGACGATGAACGCGGCGAGATGGATGTTCGGACGTTGAATCGGTTCGCCACAGCTTTGCAAGGCCTGCTCGAGCAAGTCGGTGATGGCTAGCGACACGCGGCTCAGGTGCCGCAGTTTGCTGACGCGGCCGATCTGCTCGAGCAGCGCGCGCTGAAGTGCCACGTCTTCCGCATAGGCATCGATCGTCGTATCGACCCAGGCCGCCACCGCGGCCTCGATGCCTTGACCTTCGACGGCTTTGAACGCTTGCGCGTACAGCTCCAGCAGATGGTCGCAGTGCCGCTTGATGAGTTTTGCTGCAAGCGCTTCCTTGCTCGTGAAGTACTCATAGAGCGAACCGACGCTGACGCCCGCGGCCTCGGCGATGCGCGTCGTGCTGGTGGCGTCGAACCCATCGCTCGCGAAGAGCTGACGCGCCGCTTCGAGAATCGCGTCGACCGTCATGTGCGAGCGCCCCTGGCGGGGTTTGCGCCGCACGGCAATCGGTTCGATGGGTTTGGTCTTGCTGCTGAACGTCACGATTTCACTCTCCGGATGACAGCGTGGGCGCGAGCGGCGAAGCCTCGAGCGCAAAGCGCGCAGCGCCCCGTGGCGATTGTAGCGGCGGCAAACGCGCGGCCGAAGCCGCATTAACCCTTGGCATGCGAAGGATCCGAATGACGCGTGCCAATCGGGCTGGCATGGCCCATAACCCCGCGCCGCAAGGGCTTGCGCGCGCACCGACGAAATCCGAATAGAGCCGCTTGCACGATCTGTCTATGATCGGTTCCATCAGCTTTCCATAGCAAAAGAGGGGACATGTCAGGACACATGATGCGCATGCCGCTGCGGGTGATCGACCTGCTGCGACATGCGAAGCGCAACCATCCGCGTGCGGAGATCGTCAGCCGCCGCGTCGAAGGCGACATCCATCGCTATACCTATGCGGATGCCTACGATCGCGTTTGCCGCCTGGCTCGCGCGCTGGGCCGGCTTGGCATCGGCCGAGACGCGCACGTCGGCACGCTCGCCTGGAATGGCTACCGGCATTTGGAGCTTTACTACGCGAGCGCCGGCCTCGGCGCCGTTTGCCATACGCTGAACCCGCGCTTGCTGCCGCAACAAATCGCCTGGATCGCCGCGCACGCCGGCGACGAGATCCTATTCTTCGACGCGACCTTCGTAGGCCTCGTCAAAAGCATTCGCGCTCAGTTGCCG is a window encoding:
- a CDS encoding TetR/AcrR family transcriptional regulator; this encodes MTFSSKTKPIEPIAVRRKPRQGRSHMTVDAILEAARQLFASDGFDATSTTRIAEAAGVSVGSLYEYFTSKEALAAKLIKRHCDHLLELYAQAFKAVEGQGIEAAVAAWVDTTIDAYAEDVALQRALLEQIGRVSKLRHLSRVSLAITDLLEQALQSCGEPIQRPNIHLAAFIVESAVEALTHRSILYAPELFSFELRRDLKIMATQYLRTPTIGLGALVP